The following proteins are co-located in the Fusobacteria bacterium ZRK30 genome:
- a CDS encoding radical SAM protein, which produces MRYNKVLDKNIREIVLLKSFPCSYGKCKFCNYIEDNSIDEGKINEVNFDVLKEVTGEFGVLEVINSGSVFEIPSETLKKIREVVKQKKIKILYFEAYYGYIKRLDEIRDYFDGVEIRFRIGVETFDDKYRINSYGKNFVIDEGILKKLSSEFYSACLLVCTVGQTEEMIAKDIERGLENFKQITINVFIDNGTEVKQDKDLVKWLMKNYSYLKADPRVELLYDNKDLGVFEQ; this is translated from the coding sequence ATGAGATATAATAAGGTTTTAGATAAAAATATTAGAGAAATAGTACTCCTTAAAAGCTTTCCCTGCAGTTATGGGAAATGCAAATTTTGCAACTATATAGAAGATAATTCTATAGATGAAGGAAAAATAAATGAGGTTAACTTTGATGTTTTAAAGGAAGTAACCGGAGAATTTGGAGTATTAGAAGTTATAAACTCTGGTTCTGTTTTTGAAATTCCCTCTGAAACACTAAAAAAAATCAGGGAAGTTGTCAAGCAAAAGAAGATAAAGATCTTATATTTTGAAGCCTATTACGGTTATATAAAAAGATTGGATGAGATCAGAGATTATTTTGATGGGGTAGAAATAAGATTCCGTATAGGAGTTGAAACCTTTGATGACAAGTACAGGATAAATTCCTACGGTAAAAACTTTGTGATAGACGAAGGTATCTTAAAAAAATTAAGCAGTGAATTTTATTCAGCTTGTTTACTGGTTTGTACTGTAGGCCAGACTGAGGAAATGATAGCTAAAGATATAGAGAGAGGACTGGAAAACTTTAAACAGATAACCATAAATGTATTTATAGACAATGGAACCGAGGTAAAGCAGGATAAGGATCTGGTTAAATGGCTTATGAAAAACTATAGTTATTTAAAGGCTGATCCCCGTGTGGAACTTTTATATGACAATAAAGATTTAGGAGTATTTGAACAGTAA
- a CDS encoding PBP1A family penicillin-binding protein: MKKLFRNILFIFIGLFILGGVGATVLIVKAYRELPDLGQLIEGYNPVVPSKIYDANGEVIDILYKEIRETATIEEMPKSLKDAYVAIEDRRFYSHHGFDVLGMGRAMVVNVVTMSKAQGASSITQQLAKNAFLTNEKRIMRKVKEAIITVELERGYTKDEILEKYMNEIYFGSGAYGVKTAARAFYGKSVGDINIAESALLAGVPNRPNKYNPRRHLNNAVARGKLVLVQMKRYNLIDEEEYQKALSHKFYNEGQLPDELKDLSIEELSKLNVTVIKSVSKKRSYNTPDFTNIVEKKLFELFTEKQIYEEGLEVYTTLDIGMQKAAKLTFENYEPLKEKKGLDGGMVTIEADTGYVRAVIGGKGFKSGDYNRAIYAKRQPGSAFKPFVYFTALRLGYPMNTVIEDTPLEFGEWKPRNYGGNFRKNFTLLEGMERSINIVAIKTLQKVGLKNVGETVKLAGGEDIKIPQNLTAALGTMVVTPYELSSLYLPFANGGYRVKPQFITQIKNRYGKVIYQEQAKQQRVFKSEDVALITHMMEDVVNLGSGRNARVKKDGKNIVQGGKTGTTNRQRTAWFAGITPKYVTTVYIGYDDNRPMDKSATGGGLTAKLWGNYYQMLVDDGYDTGKEFNYITDGLKNGKLSKVLIDSKNGRLADSTSGWNKRWALFKKGTEPVEMASIYNSDFNDFFIESNEIMMDKVEETRESKKNMEQNKKNINSDSMFKDLFGN; the protein is encoded by the coding sequence ATGAAAAAATTATTTCGTAATATATTATTTATATTTATAGGATTATTCATATTAGGGGGAGTAGGAGCGACAGTTCTTATTGTGAAAGCATATAGGGAACTGCCGGACCTGGGACAGTTAATAGAAGGGTATAACCCAGTAGTACCAAGTAAAATATATGATGCAAATGGTGAAGTAATAGATATTCTTTATAAGGAAATCAGAGAAACTGCAACTATAGAGGAGATGCCAAAATCTCTTAAAGATGCTTATGTGGCTATAGAGGACAGGAGATTTTATAGTCATCATGGGTTTGATGTTTTGGGAATGGGAAGAGCTATGGTAGTAAATGTAGTTACTATGAGTAAAGCCCAGGGAGCCAGTTCGATAACCCAGCAGCTGGCTAAAAACGCCTTTCTTACCAATGAGAAAAGGATCATGAGAAAGGTAAAAGAAGCTATAATTACAGTGGAATTGGAAAGAGGATATACCAAAGATGAGATCCTGGAAAAATATATGAATGAGATATATTTTGGGTCAGGGGCCTACGGAGTAAAAACAGCAGCCAGGGCATTTTATGGTAAATCTGTGGGAGATATAAATATAGCTGAATCTGCACTTTTAGCCGGGGTACCTAACAGGCCTAATAAATATAACCCTAGAAGGCATCTAAATAATGCAGTAGCTAGAGGAAAATTAGTTCTGGTTCAAATGAAAAGATATAACCTCATAGATGAAGAAGAATATCAAAAAGCACTGTCCCATAAATTTTATAATGAAGGGCAGCTGCCAGATGAGTTGAAAGACTTGTCTATAGAGGAATTATCCAAATTAAATGTTACTGTAATAAAGAGTGTGAGTAAAAAAAGGAGCTATAATACTCCTGATTTTACCAATATAGTAGAAAAAAAATTATTTGAATTATTTACAGAAAAGCAAATATACGAAGAGGGATTAGAAGTCTATACGACCTTGGATATAGGGATGCAGAAGGCAGCTAAATTAACATTTGAAAATTATGAGCCATTAAAAGAAAAAAAAGGTTTAGATGGCGGAATGGTCACTATAGAAGCTGATACAGGTTATGTAAGAGCAGTTATAGGCGGAAAAGGTTTTAAATCTGGAGATTACAACAGAGCTATCTATGCCAAAAGGCAGCCAGGATCAGCCTTTAAACCATTTGTATATTTCACAGCTTTGAGACTTGGTTATCCTATGAATACGGTGATTGAAGATACTCCGCTGGAATTTGGGGAGTGGAAACCAAGAAACTATGGGGGGAATTTCAGAAAAAATTTCACCCTCTTAGAAGGAATGGAAAGGTCTATAAATATAGTTGCAATAAAAACATTGCAAAAAGTTGGGCTTAAAAATGTAGGTGAAACTGTAAAATTAGCAGGTGGAGAAGATATAAAGATCCCTCAAAATTTAACAGCGGCACTTGGAACAATGGTAGTGACTCCATATGAACTTTCAAGTTTATACCTGCCATTTGCAAATGGCGGGTATAGGGTTAAACCTCAGTTTATTACCCAGATAAAAAATAGATATGGAAAGGTAATATATCAGGAACAAGCAAAGCAGCAGAGAGTTTTCAAAAGTGAAGATGTAGCTCTCATTACTCATATGATGGAAGATGTTGTAAACCTTGGAAGTGGTAGAAATGCCAGAGTTAAAAAAGATGGAAAAAACATTGTGCAAGGGGGAAAAACCGGTACAACCAACAGGCAGAGAACAGCTTGGTTTGCTGGGATAACTCCTAAGTATGTTACTACAGTCTATATAGGATATGATGATAACAGACCTATGGATAAATCAGCTACTGGAGGAGGCCTCACAGCCAAATTATGGGGAAACTACTATCAAATGCTGGTAGATGATGGGTATGATACCGGTAAGGAGTTTAATTATATTACTGATGGCTTAAAAAATGGTAAATTGAGTAAGGTACTTATCGATTCTAAAAATGGTAGATTAGCAGATTCTACATCTGGATGGAATAAGAGGTGGGCTTTATTTAAAAAAGGAACCGAACCAGTAGAGATGGCTTCGATATATAACTCAGATTTCAATGATTTTTTTATAGAATCCAATGAAATTATGATGGATAAGGTAGAAGAAACAAGGGAATCAAAAAAAAATATGGAACAGAATAAAAAAAATATAAACTCTGATTCTATGTTTAAAGATCTCTTTGGGAATTAA
- a CDS encoding MATE family efflux transporter: MKNESTTKTFFKFAIPSIIGLLIVSMQTMIDGMFVGNFVGPRGLAAINLAMPYVNTLTSIAMMIAIGGSVVANIQMGKGNTQKANEITSFIFISFLAIISGLSLFSLIFIDKIIIFLGGATLFNLVKGYLFPILLFAIFFTGPIFTETFARIGGKPNAIFLSGFTCCLSNIILDYIFIVKLGWGIEGAGWATILANLFGTMALFGLFFKGRSKIQLCKPKGDFTLLKTALYNGSSEMLSVISTAIAAFLFNRIIMEYIGELGVSALTIVFYVNNLVNITLYGLSLALQPIVSYNLGANRPDKIKEILKISLFTGAFVGISAFFIMKFNSVSLISLFTKGNIELTKLALTATSYFILAYFISFINVIASAFHTAIEKPFESALIALLRSLIFVSIFLFTLPHFFGDKGIWLAIPLSEVCCLIVSYCLTNRSIKSLKLA; encoded by the coding sequence ATGAAAAACGAATCAACAACAAAAACATTTTTTAAATTTGCTATTCCAAGTATCATCGGTCTTCTAATAGTTTCTATGCAGACTATGATTGATGGGATGTTTGTAGGAAATTTTGTAGGACCAAGGGGGCTTGCGGCTATAAACTTAGCTATGCCCTATGTAAATACACTAACCAGTATAGCCATGATGATTGCTATAGGTGGATCGGTTGTAGCTAATATCCAAATGGGAAAAGGTAACACTCAAAAAGCAAACGAGATCACTAGTTTTATCTTTATATCTTTTCTTGCTATCATTAGTGGTTTATCTTTATTTAGTTTAATCTTTATAGATAAGATAATAATTTTCCTTGGAGGAGCTACACTTTTTAATTTAGTCAAAGGTTATTTATTTCCAATTCTTTTATTTGCAATTTTTTTTACCGGGCCAATATTTACAGAAACTTTTGCAAGAATCGGTGGAAAACCAAATGCTATCTTTTTAAGTGGATTTACTTGCTGCCTTTCTAATATCATATTGGATTACATCTTTATTGTAAAACTTGGCTGGGGAATAGAAGGGGCCGGCTGGGCAACTATTTTGGCTAATTTATTTGGAACAATGGCACTATTTGGGCTATTTTTTAAAGGCAGGTCTAAAATCCAGCTTTGTAAACCTAAAGGAGATTTCACACTATTAAAAACAGCACTCTATAATGGGAGCTCTGAGATGTTATCAGTTATATCCACTGCAATAGCAGCATTTTTATTCAATAGAATTATAATGGAATATATTGGTGAACTGGGTGTTTCCGCTCTCACTATTGTATTTTATGTAAATAACCTCGTAAATATAACATTATACGGACTCTCTCTAGCTCTTCAGCCGATTGTTTCTTATAATTTAGGTGCAAACAGGCCTGATAAAATAAAAGAAATTTTGAAAATTTCACTTTTTACTGGAGCTTTTGTAGGTATTTCTGCTTTTTTTATAATGAAGTTCAACAGTGTGTCACTTATAAGTTTATTTACTAAAGGAAATATTGAACTGACTAAGTTAGCATTAACAGCCACCAGTTATTTTATCTTAGCTTACTTCATTTCATTTATAAATGTAATTGCTTCTGCATTTCATACAGCCATTGAAAAACCATTTGAATCAGCATTGATAGCTCTTTTACGTTCTCTTATATTTGTATCGATATTTTTATTTACACTTCCTCACTTTTTCGGTGACAAGGGAATCTGGCTGGCTATTCCTCTTTCCGAAGTTTGCTGTCTAATTGTAAGTTATTGTCTGACAAATAGATCAATAAAAAGTTTAAAATTAGCTTAA
- a CDS encoding queuosine precursor transporter, with protein MQNIILWFVMLLVNFGFILYFYRAYGKNGLYAYIPITIILAQIQVNKAIEIGGMSSTLGNIMFASSFLVTDILSEKYGLKAAAKGAKIGLLSNIAATILLQVSVAFEPSTADYSQVAMETLFGPLSRFTAVGLICYWMSQNIDIHLFEKLKKKFPENKHLWLRNNGSTMLSQFVDTAIFTYLAFYLSFDFLGFSYAGFYDFKTCLEIFTTTYLMKIVIATFDTPFLYLAKKMHRETAIEDGKLKMES; from the coding sequence ATGCAAAATATAATACTTTGGTTTGTAATGTTGTTAGTTAACTTTGGATTTATCTTATATTTTTATAGGGCTTATGGTAAGAATGGTCTCTATGCTTATATACCGATAACTATAATATTGGCTCAGATACAGGTAAATAAAGCTATAGAGATAGGCGGGATGTCATCTACTTTAGGAAATATAATGTTTGCATCAAGTTTTTTGGTGACAGATATATTATCAGAAAAATATGGATTGAAGGCAGCAGCCAAAGGAGCCAAGATAGGACTTTTAAGTAATATAGCAGCTACTATATTACTCCAAGTTTCAGTGGCTTTTGAGCCTAGTACAGCTGATTATTCACAGGTGGCTATGGAAACATTGTTTGGACCATTATCCAGGTTTACAGCAGTGGGACTTATATGTTACTGGATGTCACAAAATATAGATATCCACCTGTTTGAAAAACTCAAGAAAAAATTTCCAGAAAATAAACATCTTTGGCTTAGAAATAACGGTAGTACGATGCTGAGTCAATTTGTAGACACAGCAATCTTTACGTATTTAGCTTTCTACCTAAGTTTTGACTTTTTAGGATTCTCATATGCGGGATTTTATGATTTTAAAACATGTTTAGAGATATTTACAACTACATATCTGATGAAAATTGTAATAGCAACCTTTGATACACCATTTTTATATCTGGCTAAAAAGATGCATAGAGAGACGGCAATTGAAGATGGAAAATTAAAAATGGAAAGTTAA
- the rlmN gene encoding 23S rRNA (adenine(2503)-C(2))-methyltransferase RlmN yields MNKINLLELEYDELEGVVIDLGMKKFNAKQIYEWLHVKIARKIEDMTNISKKNRELLEEKTYIPYLNLLDHQVSKKDGTEKFLFKLEDGTSIETVLLKHKDRNTVCLSSQVGCPVKCSFCATGQGGYTRDLFNHEIVNQVYTIHRRLVKKGEGVNNLVFMGMGEPLLNINNTIKSIRMLSDEKGLNISKRRITVSTSGIVPGIEKLLQEKMPIGLAVSLHAVTDEKRNEIIPINRRYPLQDLYTTLQQYQMYTKRRLTFEYILIDEFNCSMRDADMLAEFMYGFDHIVNLIPYNEVEGTDYKRPDKEKIEKFYNQLKEVRKINVTFRGEKGSDIDGACGQLRQKNKR; encoded by the coding sequence ATGAATAAGATAAACTTATTAGAGTTAGAGTACGATGAATTAGAAGGTGTTGTAATAGATTTAGGAATGAAAAAATTTAATGCAAAACAAATATATGAGTGGCTACATGTAAAAATTGCCAGAAAGATAGAGGATATGACAAATATATCTAAAAAAAATAGGGAATTATTGGAAGAAAAAACTTATATACCTTATTTAAACCTATTAGATCACCAAGTATCTAAAAAAGACGGGACAGAGAAGTTTTTATTTAAATTAGAAGATGGAACTAGTATTGAGACTGTATTGTTAAAACATAAAGATAGAAATACAGTGTGTCTTTCAAGTCAGGTAGGATGTCCTGTAAAATGTAGTTTCTGTGCAACAGGTCAAGGTGGATATACTAGAGACTTATTCAACCATGAGATTGTAAACCAGGTATATACTATCCATAGGAGATTAGTTAAAAAAGGTGAAGGAGTAAATAACTTAGTATTTATGGGAATGGGAGAGCCATTATTAAACATAAATAACACTATAAAATCTATAAGAATGTTATCTGATGAAAAAGGACTTAATATTTCAAAGAGAAGAATAACAGTATCTACTTCTGGAATTGTACCAGGAATTGAAAAGTTATTACAAGAGAAGATGCCTATAGGATTAGCTGTTTCACTTCATGCAGTAACTGACGAAAAGAGAAATGAGATCATCCCTATCAACAGAAGATATCCATTACAGGATCTATATACAACTTTACAACAATATCAAATGTATACAAAGAGAAGACTTACTTTTGAATATATCTTAATAGATGAATTCAACTGTTCAATGAGAGATGCTGATATGCTGGCTGAATTTATGTATGGGTTTGATCATATAGTAAACTTGATCCCTTACAATGAAGTAGAGGGGACAGACTATAAGAGACCTGATAAGGAGAAAATTGAAAAGTTCTACAATCAATTGAAGGAAGTAAGAAAGATCAATGTAACTTTTAGAGGAGAAAAAGGTTCTGACATAGATGGAGCTTGTGGACAACTAAGACAAAAAAACAAAAGGTAG